The proteins below come from a single Psychrobacter sp. FDAARGOS_221 genomic window:
- a CDS encoding aminotransferase class I/II-fold pyridoxal phosphate-dependent enzyme, giving the protein MSEPSDYKTQGERLSKLRKAKGLTAEQLASAMTEAGSKVSRGAISNWERGINGIVSSKLPTLATILGCSEGYLLRGESESSTQTNSSTGSGKNQEASKGNVAQDAISEKASNTQTKSTSETTTPTHSASNSIMTNSPATPNKKPLRKSTKLQNVCYDIRGALLRTANQMESQGQRILKLNVGNPAPFNLDAPHEILQDVALNLHNATGYSDSQGIFSARKAILQYYQSKGLLSAVDVRDVYLGNGVSELIVMTMQALMNDGDEVLIPMPDYPLWTAAANLAGGTAVHYRCNEDDNWQPDIEDIRAKITDKTRGIVVINPNNPTGALYSDELLLQIIELAREYNLVIMADEIYDRILYDDAVHTPMCTLAQDVLILTYNGLSKSHRIAGFRAGWLMLSGYKEHASDFIEGLDMLASMRLCANVPAQHAIQTAMGGYQSMQDLTVESGRLYKQRMLAVERLNAIPGISCTLPQGAFYCFPKIDLEVYPIQDDMQFMMDLLIEEKVLMVQGTGFNWDKPDHFRVVFLPNLLDLEDAMDRLDRFFANKRKQYGTELLVS; this is encoded by the coding sequence ATGAGCGAACCATCCGATTATAAAACCCAAGGTGAGCGCCTGAGCAAATTGCGTAAGGCAAAAGGACTGACCGCCGAGCAGTTGGCCAGCGCCATGACAGAAGCTGGCTCTAAAGTGAGCCGTGGTGCCATTTCAAATTGGGAGCGAGGCATCAATGGTATTGTCTCTTCAAAACTGCCTACTTTGGCTACCATCTTGGGTTGCTCTGAGGGCTACTTGTTACGTGGCGAGTCAGAATCTTCGACACAGACTAACTCATCCACAGGCTCAGGAAAAAACCAAGAGGCTTCTAAAGGTAATGTAGCCCAAGACGCCATCTCTGAGAAAGCATCAAATACTCAAACCAAATCAACATCTGAAACAACCACACCCACTCACAGTGCGAGCAATAGCATTATGACAAACTCTCCAGCTACTCCCAATAAAAAACCTTTAAGAAAATCAACCAAACTTCAAAACGTCTGCTATGACATCCGTGGCGCGCTGTTAAGAACTGCCAACCAGATGGAATCGCAAGGTCAACGTATTTTAAAATTAAACGTCGGTAACCCTGCCCCGTTCAATTTAGATGCACCGCACGAGATTCTGCAAGATGTCGCGCTAAATCTTCACAATGCGACCGGCTATTCTGATTCACAAGGTATTTTTTCAGCACGCAAAGCAATCCTTCAGTATTATCAATCTAAAGGGCTGTTATCGGCAGTAGATGTGCGTGATGTGTATTTGGGTAATGGTGTGTCTGAGCTGATCGTCATGACCATGCAAGCCTTGATGAACGACGGAGATGAAGTATTAATTCCAATGCCAGATTATCCGCTATGGACAGCTGCAGCCAACCTTGCTGGCGGTACAGCGGTACACTATCGCTGTAATGAAGATGACAATTGGCAGCCTGACATCGAAGATATTCGTGCCAAAATTACGGACAAAACCCGTGGTATTGTAGTCATTAACCCCAATAACCCAACCGGCGCCCTATACTCAGACGAGTTGCTGCTGCAAATCATAGAGTTGGCACGTGAATATAATCTAGTGATTATGGCCGATGAGATTTATGACCGCATTTTATATGATGACGCGGTACATACTCCAATGTGTACTCTGGCACAAGATGTGTTAATACTGACTTATAACGGCTTATCTAAATCACACCGCATTGCTGGTTTCCGTGCTGGTTGGTTAATGTTATCTGGTTACAAAGAGCATGCCAGCGACTTTATCGAAGGCTTGGATATGTTGGCATCTATGCGCTTGTGCGCCAACGTGCCAGCCCAACATGCCATCCAGACTGCGATGGGCGGTTATCAAAGTATGCAAGATTTGACCGTTGAATCAGGGCGTCTGTACAAGCAGCGCATGCTGGCGGTTGAGCGTCTAAATGCGATTCCAGGTATTTCTTGTACTCTGCCGCAAGGTGCGTTCTATTGCTTCCCTAAGATAGACCTTGAGGTTTATCCGATTCAAGATGACATGCAGTTCATGATGGATTTACTGATTGAGGAAAAAGTGTTGATGGTTCAAGGCACAGGCTTTAACTGGGATAAGCCTGATCACTTCCGTGTGGTATTCTTGCCTAACTTACTGGACTTAGAAGATGCCATGGACAGACTGGATCGCTTCTTTGCCAATAAGCGTAAGCAATACGGCACTGAACTTCTGGTCTCATAA
- a CDS encoding 6-pyruvoyl trahydropterin synthase family protein, producing the protein MRIRKLFKFENAHIVRNCSSDRCKRSIHGHSYQIELILQADRLDHGQMVYDFGLLKSSIKDIIDSFDHAICFWNKDDPEYIKMCKTFSARWISLPVSPSAEQFSRVIFFWAQQILNQTKMVNGEADVSVYSVIAHETATGYAQCFAEDVANEQMGKLSLEDFEFSDQIKQEWHDPSMYDKLIAGECFVNPQVQMQVEP; encoded by the coding sequence ATGCGAATACGTAAGCTTTTTAAATTTGAAAACGCCCACATTGTGCGTAATTGTAGCTCTGATAGATGTAAGCGCTCGATTCATGGTCACAGTTATCAAATTGAACTGATATTGCAAGCCGATCGCCTAGACCATGGGCAGATGGTGTATGACTTTGGCTTATTAAAGTCATCAATTAAAGACATTATTGACAGTTTTGATCATGCCATTTGTTTTTGGAACAAAGACGATCCTGAATACATAAAAATGTGTAAAACCTTTAGTGCGCGCTGGATTAGCTTACCAGTTTCACCTTCTGCCGAGCAATTTTCACGGGTGATTTTCTTTTGGGCACAACAAATTTTGAACCAAACCAAGATGGTTAATGGTGAAGCGGATGTCAGTGTATATTCAGTAATCGCTCATGAAACAGCGACCGGTTATGCACAGTGCTTTGCAGAAGATGTGGCCAATGAGCAGATGGGTAAATTATCACTTGAAGACTTTGAATTTAGTGATCAAATTAAGCAAGAGTGGCACGACCCTTCAATGTATGACAAATTGATCGCTGGCGAGTGCTTCGTTAATCCACAAGTGCAAATGCAGGTTGAGCCTTAG
- the msrB gene encoding peptide-methionine (R)-S-oxide reductase MsrB translates to MQDSQLTAQQIAQLTEADWRQRLTDEEYRVLREKGTERPFTGIHNDMSEEGVYRCKGCGAKLFDSNNKFDAGCGWPSFDATIDESAVEEHLDTSHGMRRIEVTCRNCGGHLGHVFPDGPKETTGMRYCINSVAIDLDEK, encoded by the coding sequence ATGCAAGATTCACAATTAACCGCTCAACAAATTGCACAACTTACTGAAGCTGATTGGCGTCAGCGCTTAACCGATGAAGAATATAGAGTGCTGCGTGAAAAAGGAACAGAGCGTCCGTTCACCGGTATTCATAATGATATGAGCGAAGAAGGTGTTTATCGCTGTAAAGGCTGTGGTGCCAAGCTGTTTGATTCTAATAATAAATTCGATGCAGGTTGTGGTTGGCCAAGTTTCGATGCCACTATCGATGAGTCGGCAGTAGAGGAGCATTTAGATACCTCTCATGGCATGCGACGCATTGAAGTGACTTGCCGAAACTGCGGAGGACATCTGGGGCATGTATTCCCAGATGGCCCTAAAGAAACGACCGGCATGCGCTATTGTATTAACTCAGTGGCCATCGACCTTGATGAAAAGTAG
- a CDS encoding KdsC family phosphatase gives MQDLIKAAANVRLLVLDVDGILSNGYIIYDANGTEIKCFNVKDGMGVKSLKFAGVKTAIITGRSSEMVNIRAQEMGIDYVVQGRDDKLTALKQLLLDLPYELEQCAYMGDDLPDLKALQSVGLSVTVPNAHQEVLSRVMMVTTKAGGEGAVREVCDLILKGHGKYDEYLSQYVID, from the coding sequence ATGCAAGATTTAATAAAAGCGGCCGCAAATGTAAGATTATTGGTACTTGATGTCGATGGTATTTTGTCCAATGGCTATATTATTTATGATGCCAATGGTACAGAGATTAAATGCTTCAATGTTAAAGATGGTATGGGCGTTAAATCACTGAAATTTGCCGGTGTAAAAACAGCGATTATCACGGGTCGCTCTAGTGAAATGGTTAATATCCGAGCGCAGGAGATGGGCATCGACTATGTGGTACAAGGACGCGATGATAAATTGACGGCGTTAAAGCAACTGCTACTCGATTTACCTTATGAGCTAGAGCAATGTGCTTATATGGGCGATGATTTGCCAGATCTTAAAGCCTTGCAATCGGTAGGGTTGTCAGTGACTGTGCCTAATGCGCACCAAGAGGTATTAAGTCGAGTGATGATGGTGACAACTAAAGCCGGTGGAGAAGGCGCTGTGCGTGAGGTTTGTGACTTGATTCTCAAAGGGCATGGCAAATATGATGAGTATTTAAGTCAGTATGTGATAGATTAG
- the miaA gene encoding tRNA (adenosine(37)-N6)-dimethylallyltransferase MiaA — MAPTASGKTALAYQLYDSGRFEIVSVDSALIYRDMTIGTAKPTPQELARYPHHLVDIIDPTESYSVANFVADVEALVEQIHARGKIPLLVGGTMMYYMALFTGMSPVPDTDQQIRDEVEAWRQAEGIEALHEYLKQFDPVIAERLNATDTQRVTRAVEVYKQTGKPLSEWQKLPKQALADNTEQYWLGLAVMPDRPWLHERIALRLQMMWDDGLVEEVLQLVNDYQLSPDTPAMRCVGYRQVVDYLLAVDHLQLKKGILSVNPEVSNGGLSTDIDSDAACQDMKNKALYATRQLAKRQYTWLRNLVATHGPDESNQAANNKVVCSFSSMDEVKQYLFASANQ, encoded by the coding sequence ATGGCACCAACTGCCAGTGGCAAGACAGCCTTGGCTTATCAATTATATGACTCGGGTCGCTTCGAGATTGTATCCGTAGATTCTGCTTTGATTTATCGAGATATGACTATTGGTACAGCCAAGCCAACGCCACAAGAGCTGGCACGCTATCCACATCATCTGGTTGATATCATTGATCCAACCGAAAGCTACAGTGTGGCCAATTTCGTTGCTGATGTGGAAGCTTTGGTTGAGCAAATTCATGCGCGTGGCAAAATCCCATTATTAGTGGGTGGCACTATGATGTATTACATGGCTTTATTTACTGGGATGTCTCCGGTGCCCGATACCGATCAACAGATACGTGATGAAGTCGAAGCTTGGCGCCAAGCAGAGGGTATTGAGGCGTTACATGAGTACTTAAAGCAGTTTGATCCTGTGATTGCAGAACGTTTGAACGCCACTGATACACAAAGAGTGACACGTGCAGTTGAAGTGTATAAACAAACCGGTAAGCCACTTAGCGAATGGCAAAAACTGCCAAAACAAGCGCTTGCGGATAACACTGAGCAGTATTGGCTAGGGCTTGCAGTGATGCCAGATAGACCTTGGTTGCATGAGCGTATTGCCTTGCGTTTGCAAATGATGTGGGATGACGGATTGGTTGAGGAAGTACTGCAACTGGTCAATGACTATCAACTGTCGCCAGATACACCCGCTATGCGCTGCGTTGGCTATAGACAGGTAGTGGACTATCTGTTAGCAGTCGACCATCTGCAACTAAAAAAAGGTATACTAAGTGTTAACCCTGAGGTTTCTAACGGCGGGTTAAGTACTGATATAGACAGTGACGCTGCTTGTCAAGATATGAAAAATAAGGCACTATATGCGACAAGACAGTTGGCAAAACGCCAGTACACGTGGCTTAGGAACCTAGTTGCGACTCATGGGCCAGATGAAAGCAACCAGGCTGCCAATAATAAAGTGGTTTGTTCTTTTTCAAGCATGGATGAAGTTAAACAGTATCTTTTCGCTTCAGCTAACCAATAA
- a CDS encoding KpsF/GutQ family sugar-phosphate isomerase, which yields MNVNTPHPTAQQYIDYATNAIRTEQAALDLLIDQLDERFVQACELILNCKGRVVVTGMGKSGHIGRKIAATFASTGSPAFFMHPGEAGHGDLGMLVAGDVLLAISNSGESDEIKTLLPVVKQLSIPLISISRDKRGMLPQSADVALTLGASEEACPLGLAPTSSTTATLALGDAIAVALVHARHFTSEDFAMSHPAGALGRKLLMRVSDLMHQADPSLSLPIVSADTSLHQALFVMTNGRLGMAVVVDDEQRVVGIFTDGDLRRALEKHIDLDTAMADIMTANPKQVSKEMRASDALSLMNEKAISQLLIVDDKQRLEGVITIHDLLQAGVS from the coding sequence ATGAATGTAAATACACCACATCCGACTGCTCAGCAATATATCGATTATGCCACCAATGCCATACGCACGGAGCAGGCGGCGCTTGATTTATTGATAGATCAACTCGATGAGCGCTTCGTACAAGCCTGTGAGCTGATTTTAAACTGTAAAGGCCGTGTTGTGGTGACCGGTATGGGTAAATCTGGTCATATAGGCCGAAAAATTGCAGCCACTTTTGCCTCAACTGGTTCACCGGCATTCTTTATGCATCCTGGTGAAGCCGGACATGGTGACTTGGGTATGCTTGTGGCAGGCGATGTGCTACTGGCTATCTCAAACTCAGGCGAGTCAGATGAAATTAAAACCTTATTGCCAGTAGTGAAGCAGCTATCTATTCCTCTGATAAGTATCAGTCGTGATAAGCGCGGTATGCTGCCACAATCTGCAGATGTTGCTTTAACGCTAGGTGCCTCAGAAGAAGCCTGTCCGCTGGGACTGGCACCAACCTCGAGCACCACAGCGACTTTAGCCTTAGGCGATGCCATTGCTGTGGCATTAGTCCATGCGCGTCATTTTACGTCTGAAGACTTTGCCATGTCTCATCCTGCTGGTGCACTTGGGCGTAAGCTATTGATGCGCGTCAGTGATCTGATGCATCAAGCTGACCCTAGCTTGTCATTACCGATTGTCAGTGCTGATACCAGCTTGCACCAAGCTTTATTTGTGATGACCAATGGCCGCTTAGGCATGGCAGTTGTGGTAGATGATGAGCAGCGTGTTGTCGGCATCTTTACCGATGGTGACTTGCGACGTGCGTTAGAAAAGCACATTGATTTAGACACCGCTATGGCAGATATTATGACTGCTAATCCAAAGCAGGTCTCTAAAGAGATGCGTGCCTCTGATGCGTTAAGCTTGATGAATGAAAAAGCGATTAGTCAGTTACTTATTGTCGATGATAAGCAGCGTCTAGAAGGGGTGATTACCATCCATGATTTATTACAGGCTGGGGTTAGCTAA
- the hfq gene encoding RNA chaperone Hfq has product MSKGQTLQDPFLNALRKDRIPVSIFLVNGIKLQGQIESFDQYVVLLKNTVSQMVYKHAISTVVPARNPRSSSSPSTTTSAPQPAGYQGGFGAASAAPGGFERGTPGFEAGGFANKRGGFSRGGFADRGGFNQERSGFIQERGFGVERGFEDDRGFGADRGFAANRSQRRFDERSFEKRGFTSAPSAPSDDDNLSNKFSDDD; this is encoded by the coding sequence ATGTCAAAAGGACAAACATTACAAGATCCGTTTTTAAACGCTTTGCGTAAAGATCGCATTCCTGTATCTATCTTTTTAGTTAACGGTATTAAGCTGCAAGGTCAAATTGAGTCTTTCGACCAATATGTGGTTTTATTAAAAAACACTGTCAGCCAAATGGTATATAAGCACGCCATTTCAACGGTAGTTCCTGCACGTAACCCCCGTAGTAGTTCAAGCCCATCGACCACAACCAGTGCACCACAACCAGCAGGCTACCAAGGTGGCTTTGGTGCTGCATCTGCTGCTCCTGGTGGGTTTGAGCGTGGCACGCCTGGATTTGAAGCAGGTGGTTTTGCTAATAAACGCGGCGGCTTTAGTCGCGGTGGTTTTGCAGACAGAGGCGGCTTTAATCAAGAGCGCTCAGGCTTTATACAAGAGCGCGGATTCGGTGTTGAGCGCGGCTTTGAAGACGATCGAGGCTTTGGCGCAGACCGTGGTTTTGCGGCTAACCGTTCGCAGCGTCGTTTTGATGAGCGTAGTTTTGAAAAGCGTGGCTTCACATCAGCGCCATCTGCACCGTCTGACGATGACAACTTAAGCAATAAGTTTTCAGACGATGATTAG
- the mutL gene encoding DNA mismatch repair endonuclease MutL has protein sequence MSASINQNSNSSQKRIKKLPPLLVNQLAAGEVVTRPASVVKELIENALDAGARHIDVRITQGGMGSIEVRDDGEGIHPDDMVMAVTRFATSKIADVAHLQGIATLGFRGEALAATAAVSRLTLTSCADQSGIGRELNVAGILEDTPELVPVVHPQGTTVIVRDLYFNVPARRGNLKSISTEYAHIEMVVKQLALVASNVSFSLWHNDKRRFHLEAIDIDYQDMSVNPLAGQVSGQNTTDHHSTVSNNNHYHDSNNNRLCHPDVITDTNNDSSSSDDNSADKHSDGYSVGHKDSPNKDILSTSNTHQSALMQAVLARLMAVLPATHDQAEVLHSDNLEPIALNLEGLLKQQATWPQPNNDSSSIGSRDNVNNTNSTRNDGFIGITGLLIPSAKSLTNAAYKLIYINGRLVKDRRIAQCLRECTNSVEGLQSLGYVLFFNVPTAWLNINVHPSKQCVKVQNLANIVAHLQVGVSAGLQRWKNRQHELAQQQLRKQQEQINQHSNLSDNTHLDDAQHAQPYSQPQQTPNKLSAVTQSNRDYRRNYQTDIEYSRSNASAMVGSVTGSFDSSKDIDTFKSVDALSVSEPLQSYQAHNNNPQLSAHALHQQTQNKQSLDEQTLAAEVQCLFVGPLDSNLEMTDCADDSSKDVITEPYVLLLIKEVLYVYSEQGVLSALDNSQLLGSLNTKHFNLSNTDLSESDLNQTDLSSTEHTSAAIQSYAHYHQADTSAKQQLINKWLQQIITTNQTKDSQLNQLTNNALGKLSLAQLMSQMLS, from the coding sequence ATGAGCGCCAGCATCAATCAAAACAGTAACTCCTCACAAAAACGTATCAAAAAGCTGCCTCCGTTATTGGTTAATCAGCTGGCTGCCGGGGAAGTTGTCACTCGCCCAGCCTCAGTGGTGAAAGAGCTGATTGAAAACGCACTTGATGCTGGCGCGCGACATATCGATGTCCGAATCACTCAAGGCGGGATGGGCAGCATTGAGGTTAGAGATGACGGTGAGGGCATACATCCTGATGACATGGTAATGGCTGTTACTCGCTTTGCGACCAGTAAAATTGCGGATGTGGCACACCTTCAAGGCATTGCTACGCTAGGCTTTAGAGGTGAGGCATTGGCAGCGACGGCAGCGGTGTCTCGCTTAACATTAACGAGCTGTGCCGATCAAAGCGGTATTGGCCGAGAGCTCAATGTGGCGGGTATTTTAGAAGATACCCCAGAGTTGGTGCCTGTGGTTCATCCCCAAGGCACGACTGTGATTGTCAGGGATTTATACTTTAACGTGCCGGCTAGGCGTGGCAATTTAAAATCAATCTCGACCGAGTATGCGCACATCGAAATGGTGGTCAAGCAGCTGGCGTTAGTCGCAAGTAATGTCAGCTTTAGTCTTTGGCATAATGACAAGCGCCGATTTCATCTAGAAGCGATTGATATTGATTATCAAGACATGAGCGTCAATCCTTTAGCTGGTCAAGTGTCTGGGCAAAATACAACAGACCATCACTCAACGGTTAGCAATAATAACCATTATCACGATAGCAACAATAATAGATTGTGTCACCCTGATGTCATAACAGACACTAATAATGATAGTAGTTCTAGTGATGATAACAGTGCCGATAAACATTCAGATGGCTATTCAGTAGGGCATAAAGACAGTCCAAATAAAGACATTTTAAGTACCTCGAACACTCATCAATCCGCTTTAATGCAGGCCGTTTTGGCTCGGTTAATGGCGGTGCTACCAGCAACCCATGATCAGGCAGAAGTGCTACATTCAGACAACCTTGAACCTATTGCGTTGAATTTAGAAGGGCTGCTTAAGCAACAAGCAACGTGGCCACAGCCGAATAATGACAGCAGCAGTATTGGTAGTAGGGACAATGTCAATAATACGAATAGTACGAGAAATGATGGCTTTATTGGAATAACTGGCCTGTTAATTCCTAGCGCAAAGTCTTTGACCAATGCCGCTTACAAGCTGATTTATATTAATGGACGCTTGGTAAAAGATAGGCGTATTGCACAGTGTTTGCGTGAATGTACGAACAGTGTCGAAGGATTGCAAAGCCTAGGGTATGTGCTGTTTTTTAACGTACCCACAGCTTGGCTAAATATTAATGTGCACCCGTCAAAGCAGTGTGTAAAGGTGCAAAATTTAGCCAATATTGTGGCGCACTTGCAGGTAGGGGTGTCTGCTGGTTTGCAACGTTGGAAAAATCGCCAACATGAGCTTGCCCAGCAACAACTGCGAAAACAACAAGAACAAATAAACCAACACTCAAATCTGTCTGATAACACTCATTTAGATGATGCGCAGCATGCACAACCATATTCACAACCTCAGCAAACGCCTAATAAGCTCAGCGCGGTAACACAGTCTAATCGAGACTATCGCCGCAATTATCAAACAGATATTGAATACAGTCGTTCAAATGCTTCTGCAATGGTTGGCTCCGTTACTGGTAGTTTTGATAGTTCTAAAGATATTGATACCTTCAAGAGTGTTGATGCGTTGTCCGTATCTGAGCCGCTGCAGTCTTATCAGGCTCATAATAATAACCCTCAGTTATCTGCGCATGCTTTACATCAACAGACTCAAAATAAGCAGTCTTTAGATGAGCAAACACTAGCCGCAGAAGTTCAATGTTTATTTGTCGGGCCTTTAGATTCAAATTTAGAGATGACTGATTGTGCTGATGACTCATCAAAAGATGTAATAACAGAGCCTTATGTTTTGCTGCTGATTAAAGAGGTGTTATATGTCTATTCAGAGCAGGGAGTGTTATCTGCGTTAGATAACTCACAGTTGCTGGGTAGCCTTAATACGAAGCATTTTAATTTGTCCAACACCGATTTGAGTGAATCTGACTTGAACCAAACTGATCTGAGTAGTACTGAGCATACAAGTGCTGCGATACAGTCTTATGCTCATTATCATCAAGCAGATACCAGTGCTAAGCAGCAATTAATTAATAAGTGGTTGCAACAGATAATAACCACAAATCAGACCAAAGACAGTCAGCTCAACCAGCTTACTAATAACGCCCTAGGCAAACTATCGTTAGCGCAATTGATGAGCCAGATGCTGTCTTAA
- the tsaE gene encoding tRNA (adenosine(37)-N6)-threonylcarbamoyltransferase complex ATPase subunit type 1 TsaE, whose amino-acid sequence MTRPDKSSKSEQQVLLTSEADTQALAEQLAAANIHGSVWLSGDLGAGKTTLTRYWLRALGHQGSVKSPTYTLVEPYQLQHSAQGHVEQGMVKRVYHADLYRLQDPEELSFIGFEEYLDDEQALVIIEWASRADGYLPQPMMTINITVEQVDGQPVRRVVIDCDDNTHFELKPLH is encoded by the coding sequence ATGACCCGTCCTGATAAGTCATCAAAGTCCGAACAACAAGTGCTGCTAACCTCTGAGGCTGACACCCAAGCTTTGGCTGAGCAATTGGCCGCTGCCAATATCCATGGCAGTGTTTGGCTATCCGGTGACTTAGGGGCCGGTAAAACCACGCTAACCCGCTACTGGCTCAGAGCACTGGGTCATCAAGGCTCAGTAAAGAGCCCGACTTATACCTTGGTTGAGCCCTATCAGCTACAGCATTCCGCACAAGGTCATGTGGAACAAGGTATGGTTAAGCGGGTGTATCACGCTGACTTATATCGCCTTCAAGATCCAGAAGAGCTGTCGTTTATCGGCTTTGAAGAATATCTAGATGATGAGCAAGCGCTTGTGATTATTGAGTGGGCGAGCCGCGCCGATGGTTATTTACCACAGCCGATGATGACTATTAATATCACGGTTGAGCAAGTAGATGGTCAGCCGGTTAGACGGGTAGTCATCGATTGTGATGACAACACGCACTTTGAATTAAAGCCATTGCATTAA
- a CDS encoding glutamine--tRNA ligase/YqeY domain fusion protein, with translation MSNENNKASASHNEEQKNDFIRHIIREDLAQDKYQQIVTRFPPEPNGYLHLGHVKSICLNFGISEEFDGICNLRFDDTNPTAEKQDYIDNIKNDVEWLGFKWANQPYYASGYFDQLYKWAIQLIEQGDAYVDLQTPEQIKENRGSFNEPGKPSPQRDASVEENLQRFDDMKNGKYEEGEAVLRAKIDMASPNMNMRDPVIYRVMKQSHHQTGDKWCIYPMYDYAHPLSDAIEGITHSLCTLEFEDHRPFYDWAVEKIGFDLPPHQYEFSRLNVDYTMTSKRKLKQLVDEGIVSGWDDPRMPTIAGMRRRGYTPEGLRDFCDRVGVTKADSVVDYRLLEFSIRQSLENTTARGMAVLKPLKVTITNFEEAVSEWESLKADSVNARWDEDNQTLWLNQPKHPNIDMGEREIPFTKTIYIDQADYELEPPKGYKRLSPEKTEIRLRNTYVLAVTEHVLDDAGNVVELKATIDKTTLGKNPEDRKVKGVIHWVSASQGVPTKVRLYEHLFNVENPGAAADIHDVLNPNSLTELDAVVEPSIANAEAGSRFQFEREGYFVADAKEHSSDKPVFNQIVSLRDNYKPE, from the coding sequence ATGAGCAATGAAAACAATAAAGCCTCTGCGTCACACAACGAAGAGCAAAAAAATGACTTTATTCGTCATATTATCCGTGAAGACTTAGCGCAAGATAAATACCAGCAAATCGTCACCCGTTTTCCACCGGAACCAAACGGTTATTTGCACTTGGGTCATGTGAAGTCGATTTGTTTAAACTTTGGTATTTCTGAAGAGTTTGACGGTATTTGTAATTTACGTTTTGATGACACCAACCCAACTGCTGAAAAGCAAGATTACATTGATAACATCAAAAACGATGTTGAGTGGCTTGGATTTAAGTGGGCAAACCAACCGTATTATGCGTCAGGTTATTTTGATCAGCTTTATAAGTGGGCGATTCAGCTGATTGAGCAAGGTGACGCTTACGTTGACTTGCAGACGCCTGAGCAGATTAAAGAAAACCGTGGTTCATTTAATGAGCCAGGTAAACCATCGCCACAGCGTGATGCTAGCGTTGAAGAAAACTTGCAACGTTTTGATGATATGAAAAATGGCAAATACGAAGAAGGCGAGGCAGTATTGCGCGCCAAAATCGATATGGCCAGCCCAAATATGAACATGCGTGATCCGGTTATTTATCGTGTGATGAAACAGTCGCATCACCAAACTGGCGATAAGTGGTGCATCTATCCGATGTATGACTATGCGCATCCATTATCAGATGCGATTGAGGGCATTACGCACTCATTATGTACGCTTGAGTTTGAAGATCATCGTCCGTTTTATGATTGGGCCGTGGAAAAAATCGGCTTTGACTTACCGCCACATCAGTATGAGTTTAGTCGCTTAAATGTAGATTACACCATGACCAGTAAGCGTAAGTTAAAGCAATTGGTTGATGAAGGCATTGTTAGCGGTTGGGATGATCCGCGTATGCCGACCATCGCTGGTATGCGTCGCCGTGGTTATACACCAGAAGGCTTGCGTGATTTTTGTGACCGTGTGGGTGTAACCAAAGCAGACAGCGTGGTGGATTATCGCCTACTTGAATTTAGCATTCGTCAGTCGTTAGAGAACACCACAGCACGTGGTATGGCAGTGTTGAAACCGCTTAAAGTGACCATTACTAACTTCGAAGAAGCAGTGAGTGAGTGGGAAAGCTTAAAAGCCGATAGCGTTAATGCACGCTGGGATGAAGACAATCAGACCTTATGGTTAAATCAGCCTAAGCACCCAAATATCGATATGGGCGAGCGTGAGATTCCGTTTACTAAGACCATTTATATCGATCAGGCTGATTATGAGCTTGAGCCGCCTAAAGGCTATAAGCGTCTATCTCCTGAGAAGACAGAAATCCGTCTGCGCAATACTTATGTGTTAGCGGTGACTGAGCATGTACTTGATGATGCCGGTAATGTGGTTGAGCTAAAAGCGACGATTGATAAAACCACATTAGGCAAAAACCCAGAAGACCGTAAGGTGAAAGGCGTTATCCACTGGGTATCAGCCAGCCAGGGTGTACCGACCAAAGTACGTCTGTATGAGCACTTATTTAATGTCGAAAACCCAGGTGCGGCCGCAGATATTCACGATGTGCTAAATCCAAACTCATTAACTGAGTTGGACGCTGTCGTAGAGCCATCGATTGCTAATGCAGAAGCAGGTAGCCGCTTCCAGTTTGAGCGTGAAGGTTACTTTGTGGCGGATGCGAAAGAGCACAGCAGCGATAAGCCAGTATTTAACCAAATCGTAAGCTTACGTGATAACTATAAACCTGAATAA